The Zingiber officinale cultivar Zhangliang chromosome 10A, Zo_v1.1, whole genome shotgun sequence genome contains a region encoding:
- the LOC122027884 gene encoding U-box domain-containing protein 12-like has protein sequence MARYAHPDAAGICLWASFSPSLLTRRLLEVIACGGPRPRKNDKEPASLLPVPGRRGRLIELLQADPSESSSDEEADAETQLKVEAFQELQRVVDRLQLHGSNACGDRKGEAAAEVRRLAKDDPEARETLAMLGAIPPLVALLDSQDSDDQTDALYALLNLGIGNELNKAAIVKAGAIHKMLSLIDSGPSQAVSEAIVANFLGLSALDSNKPVIGALGAIPFLLSAFRSCASSPTAKQDALRALFNLSIASANLPLLIDSGLVSALLASIGDMEVSERALAVLSHLVSSSKGRRAVARCTTDSFAVLVDVLWWSDAAACQEKAVYVLMVMAHKGHGSRAAMIGAGAISSLLELTLLGTPLAQKRASRLLEILTGDKGKGMSEEGSSSCISSVSAPQWGAASAEANTDEGMSEEKKAVKDLVQQSLQSNMQRIVRRVNLAQDFAPSERFRALTAACTSKSLPF, from the exons ATGGCTAGATACGCGCACCCCGACGCAGCCGGAATCTGCCTCTGGGCATCCTTCTCCCCTTCCCTTCTCACCCGCCGCCTTCTCGAGGTCATTGCCTGCGGCGGGCCCCGCCCCCGGAAGAATGACAAGGAGCCAGCCTCCCTCCTCCCGGTTCCCGGGAGACGCGGGCGGCTCATCGAACTGCTTCAGGCGGATCCCTCCGAGTCCAGCTCCGATGAGGAGGCGGACGCCGAGACGCAGCTAAAGGTCGAAGCTTTTCAGGAGCTCCAGCGCGTGGTGGACCGGCTGCAGCTCCACGGGAGCAATGCCTGCGGAGACAGGAAGGGCGAGGCGGCGGCGGAGGTGCGGAGGCTCGCGAAGGATGACCCTGAGGCAAGGGAGACGCTGGCGATGTTGGGGGCCATTCCGCCTCTGGTCGCGTTGCTAGACTCCCAGGACTCCGATGACCAAACCGACGCGCTCTACGCGCTGCTGAATCTAGGCATCGGAAACGAGTT GAACAAGGCGGCGATCGTGAAGGCAGGCGCGATTCACAAGATGCTAAGCTTGATCGATTCCGGCCCCTCCCAAGCGGTCTCGGAAGCAATCGTCGCCAATTTTCTCGGCCTCAGCGCGCTGGACTCGAACAAACCTGTCATCGGTGCCTTAGGCGCGATCCCGTTCTTGTTATCCGCCTTCCGGAGCTGCGCCAGCAGCCCGACGGCGAAGCAGGATGCGCTCCGTGCCCTGTTCAACCTCTCTATTGCCTCCGCCAACCTACCCCTCCTCATCGACTCCGGCCTCGTATCCGCCCTCCTCGCTTCCATCGGCGACATGGAAGTCAGCGAGCGCGCCCTCGCAGTGCTCTCCCACCTCGTGTCCTCCAGCAAGGGGAGGCGAGCCGTGGCCCGCTGCACTACCGATTCATTCGCCGTCCTCGTCGACGTCCTCTGGTGGAGCGATGCTGCGGCGTGCCAGGAAAAGGCCGTGTACGTGCTCATGGTGATGGCGCACAAAGGGCACGGAAGCAGGGCTGCCATGATCGGTGCCGGGGCCATATCCTCCCTCCTGGAGCTGACGCTGTTAGGGACCCCGCTCGCGCAGAAACGAGCGTCGCGGCTACTGGAGATACTGACGGGGGACAAGGGGAAAGGGATGTCGGAAGAAGGCAGCAGCTCCTGCATCTCGTCGGTCTCGGCCCCGCAGTGGGGGGCTGCGTCGGCGGAGGCGAACACGGACGAGGGAATGAGCGAGGAGAAGAAGGCGGTCAAGGATCTGGTGCAGCAGAGTCTGCAGAGCAACATGcaaaggatcgtgcggagggtcAATCTTGCCCAAGATTTCGCGCCGTCTGAGCGTTTCCGCGCGCTCACCGCCGCCTGCACTTCCAAAAGCTTGCCTTTTTAG
- the LOC122026716 gene encoding uncharacterized protein LOC122026716: MAEGNMAPWYSYYISDLDDSDLAQIQESLHLTTDYQLCAPRPTEHPSSPPKGFVTFFKDQLLGGLRFPLHPIFSSLSQYFRIPLSQFTPNVIRAICGMVILYRVYQIPLTAELFHHFYSLKRSEPDVFMVQSRVGCKFFSDMPSSNKESSTPLFLSAVPYEAGPATLKLIEEERATSPPSDKRLRLQRKRKRVAPSVQASPLHPPERASSKLPKVQVLTPRVPAQESPQVAEVPTLTPIRVLAPEQADPSAGDQPGSSATPSSIPTASSPSAARTRGRSQRNELDFIASWCLPSEAESNPTRTSVEADVPPVRGRIHLQGELAALWRSTNEQFREGSRWGSLDLASRHIISACSSGLCLTHFAANLLQEIESLKARIQESELPLTPRDPFDPLDSYLYAVRESTQSARKLVQESTKKIKELQAALQASYSKLNLKDQCRHQLADELKEKDSKLAALTVDLKALQESNKLIQKDLEVARADLVASADREKIGKTQHDRDQATIKSLKADLLKAQAEASTLKQEKALALASTEEVRVELVEYRSGEGAHLEAYRLSYIKSPMFQEKIFSPTGCSAMGVREQCANCLSKDFFAPPP; this comes from the exons ATGGCGGAAGGTAACATGGCACCCTGGTATTCGTATTACATTTCCGACTTAGATGATAGCGATTTAGCCCAGATTCAGGAAAGCCTGCACCTTACGACTGATTACCAACTGTGTGCTCCCAGACCGACTGAGCACCCTTCTTCCCCTCCCAAGGGCTTTGTAACGTTCTTTAAGGACCAACTGTTGGGAGGTCTCCGCTTTCCTCTTCATCCTATTTTCTCTTCTTTGAGTCAGTACTTTAGGATCCCTCTCTCACAGTTCACGCCGAACGTTATTCGTGCCATCTGTGGCATGGTCATCCTCTATAGGGTGTACCAGATTCCTCTGACCGCAGAACTTTTCCATCATTTCTATTCGCTGAAACGCTCCGAGCCTGACGTGTTCATGGTGCAGTCCAGGGTCGGATGTAAATTTTTCTCCGATATGCCTTCCtccaacaaag AATCCTCCACCCCACTATTTCTGTCGGCGGTCCCTTATGAGGCTGGCCCCGCAACTCTGAAGCTCATTGAGGAAGAGCGGGCTACCTCTCCTCCTTCGGACAAACGCCTGCGGCTCCAGCGCAAACGTAAAAGAGTCGCGCCTTCAGTCCAAGCTTCTCCGCTTCACCCGCCCGAACGGGCTTCTTCCAAGCTTCCCAAAGTCCAAGTGCTAACACCCAGAGTTCCAGCTCAGGAGTCCCCCCAGGTGGCGGAAGTCCCGACCCTTACTCCCATCCGGGTTTTGGCTCCGGAGCAGGCCGATCCTTCTGCTGGAGACCAGCCCGGGAGCTCTGCGACCCCTTCCTCTATTCCGACCGCTTCCTCCCCTTCAGCCGCCCGCACCAGGGGACGCTCTCAGAGGAACGAACTGGATTTCATTGCCTCCTGGTGTCTACCCTCCGAAGCTGAATCAAATCCCACAAGGACTTCAGTAGAGGCAGATGTCCCTCCGGTCCGTGGCAGAATCCATCTACAAGGTGAACTGGCAGCCCTTTGGCGATCAACCAACGAGCAGTTCCGTGAAGGCTCTCGATGGGGGAGTCTGGATTTGGCCTCCCGACACATCATATCG GCTTGCTCCAGTGGCCTGTGCTTGACCCATTTTGCCGCTAATCTGCTCCAGGAAATTGAGTCGCTGAAGGCTCGCATTCAAGAATCGGAGTTGCCGTTGACTCCCCGTGACCCGTTTGACCCTTTGGATTCCTATCTGTACGCGGTCAGGGAGTCCACTCAATCTGCCCGGAAACTGGTCCAGGAGTccactaaaaaaataaaagagctaCAAGCGGCCTTACAGGCCAGTTACTCCAAGCTGAATTTGAAGGATCAATGTCGTCATCAGCTGGCGGACGAGTTGAAGGAGAAGGACTCCAAGCTGGCCGCTCTTACTGTAGACTTGAAGGCACTCCAGGAATCTAACAAGCTCATACAAAAAGACCTGGAGGTTGCTCGAGCGGACTTGGTAGCCAGTGCTGACCGGGAGAAGATTGGTAAGACTCAGCATGATCGggatcaggccaccatcaaatcTCTTAAGGCCGACCTTCTCAAAGCACAGGCAGAGGCTTCCACTTTAAAGCAAGAGAAGGCACTAGCCCTGGCCTCTACAGAGGAAGTGAGGGTGGAGCTGGTGGAGTACAGATCAGGCGAAGGCGCACATCTCGAAGCTTACAGGCTCTCCTACATTAAGTCTCCCATGTTCCAGGAGAAGATATTTTCACCGACCGGATGCTCTGCTATGGGGGTGCGGGAGCAGTGCGCCAACTGTTTGAGCAAGGACTTCTTCGCTCCGCCCCCCTAG
- the LOC122026719 gene encoding uncharacterized protein LOC122026719, producing the protein MPKGYRPPAIEEYDGSKDPEDHLRKFRNAALLHQYSDAVKCRVFLNTLSGSAQKWFDGLLHGSIACFSDFKIAFLRHFTSSRKYKKTNHCLFTLKQGSAEPLRSYIKRFNQVTQDVPSAISEILMSAFSHGLTEGEFFRDLIRNPVRNFDEMLEKATNYINVEEVQAARRKVDKPPPSTNRPERRAPQPPAQTLPRAQDARPTFHPSQDA; encoded by the coding sequence ATGCCCAAAGGATACCGACCCCCGGCTATCGAGGAATACGATGGCAGTAAAGATCCTGAGGACCATCTCCGCAAGTTCCGAAACGCAGCTCTGCTGCATCAATACAGCGACGCCGTTAAATGCCGAGTGTTCCTGAACACTCTATCAGGCTCTGCccaaaagtggttcgatggactGCTGCATGGGTCTATCGCCTGCTTTTCTGACTTCAAGATTGCGTTCTTGCGCCATTTCACCAGCAGCAGGAAGTATAAAAAGACAAACCACTGCTTATTCACTCTCAAGCAAGGGTCTGCTGAACCATTAAGAAGTTatatcaagcgcttcaaccaagtAACCCAGGATGTTCCCTCGGCCATATCAGAAATACTtatgagcgccttctctcatggGCTGACCGAAGGAGAGTTCTTTAGAGATCTCATAAGAAATCCTGTaaggaattttgatgagatgctggAGAAGGCGACCAActacattaatgtggaagaagtgCAGGCGGCGCGAAGGAAGGTAGATAAACCGCCTCCCTCTACCAACAGGCCGGAGAGAAGAGCACCTCAACCGCCTGCTCAAACTCTCCCACGTGCTCAAGACGCCCGGCCAACTTTCCACCCCAGTCAGGACGCCTGA